A window from Pagrus major chromosome 4, Pma_NU_1.0 encodes these proteins:
- the lingo1b gene encoding leucine-rich repeat and immunoglobulin-like domain-containing nogo receptor-interacting protein 1-B isoform X2: MVSGEAGGHSYLVSCWQPILILMLGTVLSGSTTGCPSRCDCNAQERSVVCHRRRLAALPEGIPTETRLLDLSKNRLKTLGPEEFINYPQLEELQLNENTISSIEPGAFSNLMNLRILGLRNNQLKLIQLGVFTGMTNLTQLDISENKIVILLDYMFQELYNLRALEVGDNDLVFISPRSFHGLSNLESLNIEGWNLASVPTDALSHLHNLLSLRLRYLNVTVIRDYSFKRLYRLRVLEISHMPALDTMTPKCLFGLNLTSLSITNCNLTAIPYQAISHLRYLRFLNLSFNPIHTVEGNQLFNLQKLQAFHLAGGRLAAIEPYSFRGLNHLRVLNVSSNSLSTLEEPVFHSVGNLETLALYDNPLACDCRLLWVFRRRWRLNFNRQQPMCASPEVVQGKEFKDFPDVLPSYYFICQKSKIVDYKVQESHVDEGTTVHFTCQAEGDPVPVIMWLSPKKDYITSKTVGSRLSVSNDGTLEVRYSQIQDNGTYLCIASNAAGNDTKAAHLFVHSYSPNWPHQPNKTFAFISNQPSDEGANVTRSSVPFPFDVKTLIIATTMGFISFLGVVLFCLVILFLWSRGKDNTKSSIEVEYVPRKEETEEASPTEAPIQFNMKIM, translated from the coding sequence ATGGTGTCGGGGGAGGCAGGAGGGCACAGCTACTTGGTGTCATGCTGGCAGCCCATCCTGATCCTGATGCTAGGCACCGTCCTTTCTGGCTCCACCACCGGCTGCCCGTCCCGATGTGACTGCAACGCTCAAGAGCGTTCAGTTGTTTGCCATCGACGGAGACTGGCAGCTCTTCCTGAGGGCATCCCCACTGAAACCAGGCTGCTGGACCTCAGCAAGAACCGCCTGAAAACTCTGGGGCCCGAGGAGTTCATTAACTACCCTCAGCTGGAAGAGCTGCAacttaatgaaaacacaatttcatccaTTGAACCTGGGGCTTTCAGCAACCTCATGAACCTTCGAATTCTAGGTTTGCGCAACAACCAGCTGAAGCTCATTCAGCTGGGTGTGTTCACAGGCATGACCAATCTCACCCAGCTGGACATTAGTGAGAACAAAATTGTCATCCTGCTCGACTATATGTTCCAGGAGCTGTACAACCTGAGGGCTCTGGAGGTTGGTGACAATGACCTTGTATTCATCTCACCCCGATCATTTCATGGCCTCAGCAACCTTGAAAGCCTCAACATTGAAGGATGGAATCTGGCCTCAGTGCCGACTGATGCCCTTAGCCATCTGCATAACCTGTTGTCACTGCGATTACGCTATCTCAACGTCACTGTCATAAGGGATTACTCCTTTAAGAGGCTGTATAGGCTCAGAGTGCTGGAGATTTCTCATATGCCTGCCCTGGATACCATGACTCCAAAATGCCTGTTTGGACTAAACCTCACATCATTGTCAATCACAAACTGTAACCTTACTGCCATCCCCTACCAAGCCATCAGTCACCTAAGATATCTTCGGTTTTTGAATCTGTCTTTTAATCCCATTCATACTGTGGAAGGGAACCAACTGTTCAATCTACAGAAGCTTCAGGCTTTTCATTTGGCTGGCGGGAGATTAGCTGCCATTGAGCCCTACTCTTTCAGAGGACTAAACCACCTCCGTGTCCTCAATGTTTCTAGCAATAGCTTGAGCACCCTGGAAGAGCCCGTTTTCCACTCAGTAGGAAACCTGGAGACCCTGGCTTTGTATGACAACCCGCTGGCCTGCGACTGTCGCTTGCTCTGGGTCTTCCGCCGGCGGTGGAGGCTCAACTTTAACAGACAACAGCCCATGTGTGCTTCTCCTGAGGTTGTGCAAGGAAAAGAGTTCAAGGACTTCCCAGACGTCCTCCCTTCTTACTATTTCATCTGCCAGAAATCAAAAATCGTGGATTATAAGGTTCAAGAAAGCCATGTAGATGAAGGAACTACGGTGCATTTCACTTGCCAAGCTGAGGGCGATCCAGTCCCTGTAATAATGTGGCTCTCCCCTAAGAAGGACTACATCACTTCAAAAACTGTCGGCTCAAGACTTTCTGTGTCAAATGACGGCACATTGGAGGTGCGTTACTCTCAAATCCAGGACAACGGCACCTACTTGTGCATTGCAAGCAATGCAGCTGGGAATGACACCAAAGCTGCTCACCTTTTTGTGCATAGTTACTCCCCCAACTGGCCCCACCagccaaacaagacatttgcgTTCATCTCCAACCAGCCCAGCGATGAAGGTGCTAATGTGACACGGTCCTCAGTTCCATTTCCATTTGATGTAAAGACACTTATCATTGCAACCACCATGGGATTTATCTCTTTCCTCGGAGTTGTCCTCTTCTGTCTTGTAATATTATTCCTCTGGAGTAGAGGGAAAGACAACACTAAGTCAAGTATAGAGGTTGAGTATGTGCCACGtaaagaggaaacagaggaggcCAGTCCAACTGAGGCACCCATACAATTCAACATGAAAATCATGTGA
- the lingo1b gene encoding leucine-rich repeat and immunoglobulin-like domain-containing nogo receptor-interacting protein 1-B isoform X1, whose translation MLSCLNKVVVSYLVSCWQPILILMLGTVLSGSTTGCPSRCDCNAQERSVVCHRRRLAALPEGIPTETRLLDLSKNRLKTLGPEEFINYPQLEELQLNENTISSIEPGAFSNLMNLRILGLRNNQLKLIQLGVFTGMTNLTQLDISENKIVILLDYMFQELYNLRALEVGDNDLVFISPRSFHGLSNLESLNIEGWNLASVPTDALSHLHNLLSLRLRYLNVTVIRDYSFKRLYRLRVLEISHMPALDTMTPKCLFGLNLTSLSITNCNLTAIPYQAISHLRYLRFLNLSFNPIHTVEGNQLFNLQKLQAFHLAGGRLAAIEPYSFRGLNHLRVLNVSSNSLSTLEEPVFHSVGNLETLALYDNPLACDCRLLWVFRRRWRLNFNRQQPMCASPEVVQGKEFKDFPDVLPSYYFICQKSKIVDYKVQESHVDEGTTVHFTCQAEGDPVPVIMWLSPKKDYITSKTVGSRLSVSNDGTLEVRYSQIQDNGTYLCIASNAAGNDTKAAHLFVHSYSPNWPHQPNKTFAFISNQPSDEGANVTRSSVPFPFDVKTLIIATTMGFISFLGVVLFCLVILFLWSRGKDNTKSSIEVEYVPRKEETEEASPTEAPIQFNMKIM comes from the coding sequence CTACTTGGTGTCATGCTGGCAGCCCATCCTGATCCTGATGCTAGGCACCGTCCTTTCTGGCTCCACCACCGGCTGCCCGTCCCGATGTGACTGCAACGCTCAAGAGCGTTCAGTTGTTTGCCATCGACGGAGACTGGCAGCTCTTCCTGAGGGCATCCCCACTGAAACCAGGCTGCTGGACCTCAGCAAGAACCGCCTGAAAACTCTGGGGCCCGAGGAGTTCATTAACTACCCTCAGCTGGAAGAGCTGCAacttaatgaaaacacaatttcatccaTTGAACCTGGGGCTTTCAGCAACCTCATGAACCTTCGAATTCTAGGTTTGCGCAACAACCAGCTGAAGCTCATTCAGCTGGGTGTGTTCACAGGCATGACCAATCTCACCCAGCTGGACATTAGTGAGAACAAAATTGTCATCCTGCTCGACTATATGTTCCAGGAGCTGTACAACCTGAGGGCTCTGGAGGTTGGTGACAATGACCTTGTATTCATCTCACCCCGATCATTTCATGGCCTCAGCAACCTTGAAAGCCTCAACATTGAAGGATGGAATCTGGCCTCAGTGCCGACTGATGCCCTTAGCCATCTGCATAACCTGTTGTCACTGCGATTACGCTATCTCAACGTCACTGTCATAAGGGATTACTCCTTTAAGAGGCTGTATAGGCTCAGAGTGCTGGAGATTTCTCATATGCCTGCCCTGGATACCATGACTCCAAAATGCCTGTTTGGACTAAACCTCACATCATTGTCAATCACAAACTGTAACCTTACTGCCATCCCCTACCAAGCCATCAGTCACCTAAGATATCTTCGGTTTTTGAATCTGTCTTTTAATCCCATTCATACTGTGGAAGGGAACCAACTGTTCAATCTACAGAAGCTTCAGGCTTTTCATTTGGCTGGCGGGAGATTAGCTGCCATTGAGCCCTACTCTTTCAGAGGACTAAACCACCTCCGTGTCCTCAATGTTTCTAGCAATAGCTTGAGCACCCTGGAAGAGCCCGTTTTCCACTCAGTAGGAAACCTGGAGACCCTGGCTTTGTATGACAACCCGCTGGCCTGCGACTGTCGCTTGCTCTGGGTCTTCCGCCGGCGGTGGAGGCTCAACTTTAACAGACAACAGCCCATGTGTGCTTCTCCTGAGGTTGTGCAAGGAAAAGAGTTCAAGGACTTCCCAGACGTCCTCCCTTCTTACTATTTCATCTGCCAGAAATCAAAAATCGTGGATTATAAGGTTCAAGAAAGCCATGTAGATGAAGGAACTACGGTGCATTTCACTTGCCAAGCTGAGGGCGATCCAGTCCCTGTAATAATGTGGCTCTCCCCTAAGAAGGACTACATCACTTCAAAAACTGTCGGCTCAAGACTTTCTGTGTCAAATGACGGCACATTGGAGGTGCGTTACTCTCAAATCCAGGACAACGGCACCTACTTGTGCATTGCAAGCAATGCAGCTGGGAATGACACCAAAGCTGCTCACCTTTTTGTGCATAGTTACTCCCCCAACTGGCCCCACCagccaaacaagacatttgcgTTCATCTCCAACCAGCCCAGCGATGAAGGTGCTAATGTGACACGGTCCTCAGTTCCATTTCCATTTGATGTAAAGACACTTATCATTGCAACCACCATGGGATTTATCTCTTTCCTCGGAGTTGTCCTCTTCTGTCTTGTAATATTATTCCTCTGGAGTAGAGGGAAAGACAACACTAAGTCAAGTATAGAGGTTGAGTATGTGCCACGtaaagaggaaacagaggaggcCAGTCCAACTGAGGCACCCATACAATTCAACATGAAAATCATGTGA